The genomic interval CTTCTTACCCTGATCGACCGCAGCCGTGAGCGCATTCAGGTCGGGCTCTTTTTCAACCGACAGGGTTTGCACGATCTCAACCGTGGTCAATGACTCGAACACCGCAGCCAGCCGACCAGGATTGCTGCCGTGCACGATCAGTGCTCGCGTACCCAGTTTCGTTGCCCGATCGTTCAGTTGGGCTATATAGCCCCGCCCGAATACGATTTCCGTCGGGGTTACCAAGTTAAAAGCACCTACCATAGAAAGTCGTCCTGAAGATAAAAAGAGATGCGCACTGCATGAACACTCAGTGTCAGGCTGTATGTAGCATTCTGACATCTACGTTTCACCTTACTCCAGAGCTTATTCGGGCCGCTCAAAACTTTCGCCCTTCCGTTTGTCGGCCAATGCAACTCATTAACTCAAACGAGTAGCCGATTCTTTTTCCGGTGCACCAGTTCCGTCTATGATTCGTAGGTCTCGATTCGAACTTCTTGAAAAAGGTACTTTTGTGTCCACCAGTGTGCAGATCAGCGACATTAATCTGAGCTATCCGACAGACTCAGGGGCCGTATCGGTGCTTAAAAACGCCTCACTCACGGTGCCGCCGGGCGACACACTGGCGATCACCGGGCCGTCTGGCAGTGGCAAAACCTCACTGCTACTGCTGCTGTCTGGCCTGCAGCGCCCCACCAGCGGTGAAATACTGGTGGGCGACCAGCGACTCAGCGAGATGGACTCCAACACTCTGGCCGACTGGCGCAGTGAGCATCTCGGCATCATCTTTCAGTCCTTCCACCTGCTGCCGGGGCTGACCGCACTCGGCAATGTCAGCCTGCCGCTGGAAATCGCCGGACAGCCCAAGGCCCGGGAACAAGCCTTGTCAATGTTGGACTCTGTAGGCCTTAGCCACCGGCTGCAGCATTACCCGGAGCAGCTCTCCGGCGGCGAACAACAACGGGTGGCCATTGCCCGGGCGCTGGTGCACCAGCCAAGCCTGCTGCTGGGAGATGAGCCCACTGGCAACCTGGACCAGGAAACCGGTGAAAAGGTGCTGTCTCTGCTGTTCGATCTGCACGAACAGAGTAAGTCCACCCTGGTGCTGGTGACTCACGACGAGCGCGTTGCCCAACGCTGCCAGCATCGCGTGCAAATGGACGGTGGGCGATTGTATGAAGCGTAAAGCCTCTACCAGCGCATCCTCCACCCGCATCCTATGGATGCTGAAATTCGCAATCACCGATCTGCGTTCGCGAATTTCCGCACTGAAAGTCTTTTTGGCTTGCCTGATTCTGGGCGTCACCCTGGTGGCGGCCACGGCCAGCCTGTACCGGGTTATCGAGCAAAGCCTGCTGGCCGACACCCGGGCCATACTGGGGGGCGACGTTGAACTGGACACTAACGAGCCCCTACCGGATGACGTACTCGAGTGGATTCGCCAAACCGGTCGAATCTCGCTGGTGCGCGAGTTCGACACCATTGTTAGCAGTGAATCGGGCGATGGCTTTTTCCGGGCCGAGATTCTGGTTCCAGATGCAGCCTACCCTCTTTACGGCGAGCTGCAACTGGCACCAAACCAATCCCGTACAGACTTGACGGCAAGGCAAGGGGAGTTCTGGGGCGCGGTTATCGATCCGTTGCTGGCCGAGCGCCTGGAACAGACAGTCGGAGATGAGCTCCAGATCGGTGCCGCCACCTTCCGCATCACCGGGCTGATTGAGAAACAGCCTGACCGGAGCCTGAACGCCAACTGGCGCGGCCTACCCGTGATGATCTCCGAGCAAGCGGTGAATGCCACCCAATTGATCCGCCCCGGCAGCCGCGTTGACTACGAGTACCGGATACAGACCGAGCGCGACCTGGACCTGTGGCTGGAAGAATTCGAACAGGCTTTCCCTGACACCCGCTGGGACATCACCACCTTTGCCGAACGCAGCGAACGCATCGCCGAACGGCTGGACCAGATTGCCACCGCACTGATTCTGATTGCCTTCACCACCCTGTTTATTGGCGGTCTCGGGGTTGCCAACAGTATTCGCGCTTACCTGGATGAAAAACTCGGCACCATCGCCACCCTGCAGACCCTGGGACTGAGACGCCGACCACTGGTGGGCATCTATCTGTTGCAGATTGGTCTTATGGGCAGCCTGGCGGGGCTGATCGGCGGCGCCATAGGCCTTGGACTTGCAGCGGTTGCCATCGGTGTGGCGGGCGATGCCTTTGCACTGGCGGGGCCGGAGGGCGCTTCCTCCTGGCTGCAGCTCTGGCTGCTGCCGCTGCTACTCAGCTGGCTGTTTGCAGTGCTCACCGCTTATGTCTTCGCGTTGCCTTCCCTGGCCAAGGCGCTGGCCGCACCACCCGCCGGGCTGTTCCGGGGGCAGGTTCAGGCCGCCAGCCATGAGCCACGCAAATGGCGTATAGCCAGCTATCTGCTGTTGGCTGCGTAT from Marinobacter sp. LA51 carries:
- a CDS encoding ABC transporter ATP-binding protein, coding for MSTSVQISDINLSYPTDSGAVSVLKNASLTVPPGDTLAITGPSGSGKTSLLLLLSGLQRPTSGEILVGDQRLSEMDSNTLADWRSEHLGIIFQSFHLLPGLTALGNVSLPLEIAGQPKAREQALSMLDSVGLSHRLQHYPEQLSGGEQQRVAIARALVHQPSLLLGDEPTGNLDQETGEKVLSLLFDLHEQSKSTLVLVTHDERVAQRCQHRVQMDGGRLYEA